The following are encoded in a window of Nostoc sp. UHCC 0302 genomic DNA:
- a CDS encoding tyrosine-type recombinase/integrase: protein MTTTLAQVTTAFLSRQGLATSTLKSYEQTLLSLLKAHGRLPIELVDRQLIKDYLESLGKLRYTTHNRHQAIISALFNFAVEESYIQSNPVSRLSQRKPERARGEHKTDEIIRYFTPDGLDVLYAGVKKSNARLEAIVYLLHRTGARIGELLSLQLSELNFEQRKFQVVGKGNKQRWCFYSEDAENALQDYIKYYRHKNSTALFTAQHPTTKVVTPVSYRTVNADWRKVVDQHEELKETRLHDLRHTFATERVGLMAIEELRALMGHENIQTTLRYQKITSARAELVAKTALNSLVRSI from the coding sequence TTGACAACTACATTAGCACAAGTTACTACAGCTTTTCTTTCCCGGCAAGGATTAGCCACAAGTACACTCAAATCTTACGAGCAAACACTACTCTCTTTGCTCAAAGCACATGGCAGGCTGCCTATAGAACTAGTAGACCGTCAACTGATAAAAGACTACTTAGAAAGTTTAGGCAAATTAAGATATACAACACATAATCGTCACCAGGCAATAATCAGCGCCCTCTTTAATTTTGCTGTTGAGGAAAGTTATATCCAATCAAATCCTGTTAGCCGATTAAGCCAGAGGAAACCAGAACGTGCGCGAGGAGAGCATAAAACAGACGAAATTATACGTTATTTCACACCAGATGGCTTGGATGTCTTGTATGCAGGCGTGAAGAAGTCGAATGCAAGGTTAGAGGCGATAGTCTACTTACTACATCGAACTGGAGCCAGAATTGGAGAATTACTATCTCTACAGCTATCAGAACTAAATTTTGAGCAGCGCAAGTTTCAAGTCGTAGGTAAAGGCAACAAACAACGCTGGTGTTTTTATAGTGAAGATGCAGAGAATGCTTTGCAAGACTATATTAAATATTATCGTCATAAAAACAGTACAGCATTATTCACTGCTCAGCACCCGACGACTAAAGTTGTAACCCCAGTTTCGTACAGAACAGTGAATGCAGACTGGAGGAAAGTAGTAGATCAACATGAAGAACTCAAAGAAACTCGGCTACATGACCTGCGTCATACTTTTGCTACCGAACGGGTTGGGCTGATGGCGATTGAAGAGCTAAGGGCGCTGATGGGACATGAAAATATCCAAACTACCTTACGCTATCAGAAAATAACGTCTGCTAGAGCAGAGTTAGTAGCAAAGACAGCTTTAAATAGTTTAGTTAGAAGTATATAA